The Osmerus eperlanus chromosome 7, fOsmEpe2.1, whole genome shotgun sequence genome includes a region encoding these proteins:
- the LOC134024148 gene encoding zinc finger protein 721-like: protein MNIMNSISEMHVDRPVEGQVRRKRGRPPKKSKMPLQTEPCPPSLQGKKDADTLSATTNVAPLNTKCAKAVNGNSCNTPDVEPSLNHERINSENPICDSSNHDLKPPDSIPVPQKRKRGRPRKTVNTAIGGATADSGTPGVGAPVKESTKSPPHSGVHDATEVHPGGRPRRTRGILHNLTPEGRGPPEVEVSISSGISERPEKKVSRHQSTQKDSKVLSNSASLDDSSVPGRRKQMEEDGVLKNTITDPQPVVGLKRRGRPRKKSTVMRQVALALIGLQSNEAAVTPQDKKQCGPTTSVNTNPEKSLNSGIDTRPKLPGDVYSQQAVKSLDAVGSHGIRSARSGEVFSKVKMEEIELELDNDHQMSDYLQCYTDTTVKSNPVINCDETELEKPFKIDKRRGNFKILREMQEHQKIPQSTHFVKKARKKKRSWWDDRGNLQSKISATESQPDGAKAEPCNSKSESEILPGENTASHPIRNERRLEEEAVNRLKSSKRRTRRRQGDPSKRVECEVCGHTFKYQCLYIIHKRTHTGEKPYKCSDCGREFAQVSNFNTHKKRHKYTYQCPYCKIKKSSAKELRIHCKMHKAQKSKTMDRKQIQSNVTEEFRDFSNNKAYPCTYCGKVFRFTSALRIHLRIHTGEKPFTCQVCGKSFTQGHVLRTHMGTHWAVKPYSCNRCGKQFLKINIAERHVCCRYTVKHEEPSLSYTCHVCKKTFSKKSQYNNHLQTHSGAKLFCCSFCDQLFGDLSEYNAHSQACSEENTHSSLPSVKDQSAATQSASLQRSEPLGPLKPRGPQTSQTRPKKIVSCILPFQTSIIPSHHFSHFVSKLNRLDQRSDPRKYLCPRCGRLFRHMGRLRAHMLTHARDQTYTCGRCGKTLENWRKLWQHQSVHRQKTGRFSCPECGRGFRFVGPYKKHMKEHPEYRWIQQRPNRAFPGLARQPLLLPYQCEECDASFEALDLLFSHQLGHSPSQYSDNGCDTEYRSDTEDHDAQQGITLTLSPHTVSCGTNSHPGPHHPYHYPSLPGSSDQPCFLSNHADPLYALSPQTTSASLLQSPNVPQSLRPFQTDLTPTSSTSGPQAQTMARLHEQESSIFGKPVRKYEKTTKVNNNSCSFIRTRESTGVGVKCVECGEMYSVISDLYDHYLQHARGEL, encoded by the coding sequence ATGAACATAATGAATTCTATCTCTGAAATGCATGTGGATAGGCCTGTAGAGGGGCAGGTACGTAGGAAACGTGGCCGCCCTCCCAAGAAATCTAAAATGCCTTTACAAACCGAACCATGCCCTCCTAGTTTACAAGGAAAAAAGGATGCAGATACATTATCTGCAACAACAAATGTTGCTCCTTTAAACACAAAGTGTGCAAAAGCTGTCAATGGcaactcatgcaacacacctgaTGTGGAACCTTCTCTAAACCATGAACGTATTAACTCTGAAAATCCTATCTGTGACTCCTCCAATCACGATCTTAAACCTCCAGATTCTATCCCAGTGCCACAGAAAAGGAAGAGGGGTCGACCAAGAAAAACTGTTAACACAGCTATAGGGGGAGCAACGGCAGATTCTGGTACTCCTGGTGTGGGGGCGCCTGTGAAGGAATCCACAAAGTCCCCACCTCACTCAGGTGTGCACGATGCGACAGAAGTCCACCCTGGAGGGAGAccgaggaggacgagagggatACTGCACAATCTCACCCCAGAAGGAAGGGGACCTCCAGAAGTTGAGGTATCTATATCCAGTGGTAtttcagagagaccagagaaaaAAGTAAGCAGACATCAAAGTACCCAGAAGGATAGTAAGGTGTTGAGCAACTCTGCCAGCTTGGATGACAGCAGTGTGCCTGGAAGAAGGAAACaaatggaggaggatggagtgtTGAAAAATACAATCACTGATCCTCAACCTGTGGTGGGCCTAAAACGCAGAGGACGACCTCGGAAGAAGTCAACAGTCATGAGGCAGGTGGCGCTAGCACTGATAGGATTACAATCAAATGAAGCAGCTGTGACTCCCCAGGATAAAAAGCAGTGTGGTCCCACAACTTCTGTCAACACCAACCCTGAAAAGTCACTCAATTCCGGGATCGATACAAGGCCAAAGTTGCCCGGGGATGTTTATTCTCAACAAGCTGTTAAATCTCTAGATGCCGTAGGCTCTCATGGAATAAGGTCAGCTAGGagtggtgaagtcttctctaaAGTGAAGATGGAGGAAATTGAGTTGGAACTAGACAATGATCATCAAATGTCAGATTATTTACAGTGCTACACTGACACCACTGTGAAATCTAACCCTGTTATTAACTGTGATGAAACCGAATTAGAAAAGCCATTCAAAATTGACAAACGCAGAGGGAATTTCAAAATACTGAGGGAGATGCAAGAACACCAGAAAATACCTCAGAGCACTCACTTTGTTAAAAAGGCTCGAAAGAAAAAAAGGTCTTGGTGGGATGACAGAGGGAATCTCCAAAGTAAGATCTCAGCGACAGAATCTCAACCTGACGGAGCAAAAGCTGAACCCTGTAACTCCAAGTCTGAATCAGAAATCCTGCCAGGTGAAAACACAGCTAGTCACCCAATCAGAAACGAAAGAAGACTAGAGGAGGAAGCTGTAAACAGACTTAAAAGTAGTAAACGCAGGACTCGGCGGCGACAGGGCGACCCATCAAAGCGTGTGGAATGTGAGGTCTGTGGTCACACTTTTAAATACCAATGTCTGTATATTATTCACAAACGTACTCATACAGGGGAAAAGCCTTACAAGTGTTCTGATTGTGGCAGGGAATTTGCACAGGTTTCTAACTTTAACACGCATAAGAAGAGACATAAGTACACCTACCAGTGTCCATATTGTAAAATCAAGAAATCAAGTGCGAAAGAGTTACGTATTCACTGCAAGATGCACAAGGCCCAGAAATCTAAGACTATGGACAGAAAGCAGATTCAAAGCAATGTCACTGAAGAATTCAGAGATTTTTCAAATAACAAAGCTTACCCTTGTACATACTGTGGGAAAGTATTTCGCTTTACGTCTGCGCTTAGGATTCATTTACGTATACACACTGGGGAAAAGCCATTCACTTGTCAAGTATGCGGGAAAAGCTTTACTCAGGGCCATGTCCTGCGCACTCATATGGGGACACACTGGGCTGTGAAACCTTATTCTTGTAATCGATGTGGAAAACAGTTCTTAAAAATTAACATTGCAGAAAGGCATGTATGCTGCAGATACACTGTCAAGCATGAAGAACCTTCATTATCTTACACATGCCATGTCTGTAAAAAGACGTTTTCCAAAAAGAGTCAGTACAATAACCATTTGCAAACCCATTCTGGTGCAAAGCTTTTCTGCTGTTCGTTCTGTGATCAGCTCTTTGGTGATTTGTCCGAGTATAATGCACATAGCCAAGCATGCTCTGAGGAAAATACTCATTCATCCCTTCCAAGTGTCAAGGATCAGTCAGCAGCAACACAGTCAGCCTCATTACAGAGAAGTGAACCCTTGGGGCCACTGAAACCCAGAGGCCCCCAGACCTCACAGACCCGCCCCAAAAAGATTGTGTCCTGTATCCTACCCTTCCAAACAAGCATCATACCCTCCCATCATTTCTCCCACTTTGTATCCAAGTTAAACAGACTAGATCAGAGATCAGACCCCAGGAAGTACTTATGCCCACGCTGTGGGCGTTTGTTCAGACACATGGGGCGGCTCAGGGCCCACATGCTTACTCACGCCCGTGACCAGACGTACACCTGTGGCCGCTGCGGCAAGACCCTGGAGAACTGGAGAAAGCTCTGGCAACATCAGAGCGTCCACCGGCAGAAGACTGGACGGTTTTCCTGTCCTGAGTGTGGCCGCGGGTTCCGCTTCGTGGGGCCCTATAAGAAGCACATGAAGGAACACCCTGAGTACCGGTGGATTCAGCAGAGGCCCAATAGAGCCTTCCCCGGCCTCGCACGGCAGCCCCTGCTTCTGCCTTATCAGTGTGAGGAGTGCGACGCAAGCTTCGAGGCTCTAGATTTGCTGTTCAGTCACCAGCTTGGCCATTCCCCCTCACAGTACTCAGACAATGGCTGTGACACGGAGTATCGTTCAGACACTGAAGACCACGACGCACAACAAGGCATAACTTTAACCCTTAGCCCTCACACGGTCAGCTGTGGAACAAACTCGCACCCTGGACCGCATCATCCCTACCATTACCCCTCCCTGCCTGGGAGTTCTGACCAACCCTGTTTCCTGTCAAATCACGCAGACCCACTTTACGCCCTGTCACCACAGACAACTTCTGCCTCCTTACTCCAAAGTCCCAATGTCCCACAAAGCCTCAGACCTTTTCAAACCGACTTAACTCCCACCAGCTCCACTTCGGGCCCACAGGCACAGACAATGGCCAGACTACACGAACAAGAAAGTAGTATATTTGGGAAGCCAGTTCGAAAGTATGAAAAAACAACTAAAGTCAACAATAACAGTTGTTCTTTCATCAGGACAAGGGAAAGCACAGGTGTTGGTGTtaagtgtgtggagtgtggcgAGATGTATTCTGTCATATCAGACCTGTATGATCATTACTTGCAGCATGCCAGGGGAGAGTTGTGA
- the LOC134024152 gene encoding zinc finger protein 530-like, which translates to MMQKTQIENDNLSTHFDSVGSDCELEDDLPFCFSCEEWFPDRMWLEEHWCPAVKYICTCGTEFSLYMDMLKHSSNHEPGHSMLDHSTIKKRRMEMMKQKERQVRWFKPVHINSPSKPLSSPIVSTVDLWPLYQPVVLLKTLRCFDKEKPFQCANCEEGFTSKNNLIRHHTVHNKRRVLACVLCGELLPISKSVPVPHICHSSSTALMARITSAPKARSTTAPVVRKTTASTALSITTALNDKVFKMDVGEEHPIGIPEGAQTYTLSKHRVCEKTMLETPGKECFRCRLCQLPFHTAHLLQRHECEKASGYVERLALMPKNRRRVKHSPSPYTQNTADRELQVNIQASRGIQRYHNKAVGPDLTLKGPAVTIKTECDSDDDCYVIESSSSKPTQLLKMTYASTLSQ; encoded by the coding sequence ATGATGCAAAAGACGCAAATAGAAAACGACAACCTTTCCACACATTTCGACAGTGTTGGATCAGACTGTGAGCTTGAGGATGACCTCCCCTTCTGCTTTAGCTGTGAGGAGTGGTTTCCAGACAGGATGTGGTTAGAGGAACACTGGTGTCCAGCTGTAAAGTACATCTGCACCTGTGGAACCGAGTTCTCTTTGTACATGGACATGTTGAAACACAGCTCCAACCATGAACCAGGTCATTCCATGCTGGATCATTCCACCATAAAGAAGCGCAGGATGGAAATGATGAAACAGAAAGAAAGGCAGGTTAGATGGTTTAAACCAGTGCATATAAATTCTCCTTCTAAGCCCCTGAGTTCTCCAATTGTATCAACGGTTGACCTCTGGCCTCTGTATCAGCCAGTGGTGCTGTTGAAGACTCTGCGGTGTTTTGATAAGGAAAAACCCTTCCAGTGTGCCAACTGCGAGGAGGGCTTTACATCGAAGAACAATCTGATCAGGCACCACACTGTTCACAATAAAAGGCGAGTTCTAGCCTGTGTGCTTTGTGGTGAGCTTCTGCCCATCAGTAAATCAGTGCCAGTACCCCATATATGTCACTcatcctccacagccctcatGGCCAGGATTACATCTGCCCCAAAGGCCAGAAGCACAACTGCTCCAGTGGTCAGAAAAACAACAGCTTCTACCGCCCTCAGTATCACAACTGCACTGAATGACAAGGTGTTTAAGATGGATGTGGGTGAAGAGCATCCTATTGGTATACCTGAGGGAGCACAGACATATACCCTTTCAAAGCACCGAGTGTGTGAGAAGACAATGCTTGAGACGCCTGGGAAGGAGTGCTTCAGATGTAGATTGTGTCAATTACCATTTCATACTGCTCATTTGCTTCAGAGACACGAGTGTGAAAAAGCTTCAGGTTATGTTGAACGGCTGGCGTTGATGCCAAAAAATCGCAGGAGAGTAAAGCATTCTCCAAGCCCCTACACTCAAAACACTGCTGACAGAGAGCTTCAAGTCAATATCCAAGCTTCCAGAGGTATTCAGAGGTACCACAACAAGGCAGTTGGGCCTGACTTAACGTTAAAGGGGCCTGCTGTTACAATAAAAACAGAATGTGATTCAGACGATGACTGTTATGTGATAGAAAGCTCTTCTTCTAAACCAACTCAGCTGTTAAAAATGACGTACGCTTCAACCCTTTCCCAGTAA
- the im:7147486 gene encoding zinc finger protein 91 has protein sequence MLGLQGNTTTSKVYSCMACSATFTGLRSLLVHQASHVNDLHQDKHLGSSKPSSSAQIGSMDESNKKHCITPTLESPACTHFICDCGCEFKDFNLMMEHKKTHVSKTEMQPGEATAAVCADGDCCEPPLLQPTLNKSAFSSLTIPPSSIMSSSNFPTIVSGFPTTEVDSGRLILLAIPSEDISPPNPTEHGQSLSFVEPSSQAIQSPVEVNHSVTRKNDCIPKNKSIMKMLATAYMKRFQTPQPSSKHCKRHVIPKTETIPVAITSKSKLSATPGSSIDQLRRLLLKSSTKTKASVFRNSCSENIVVPTKSYCPVVVLETRQKLIDFSNMSAQGSYQCGRCRRVFKDCDSLTVHHATHRKEKVKCCRLCKQLIIGKSSLPDNHTCPMLSDKALFHSAKSKLPFIKRTSSFHHQKTYHFKQQRAFLHSNTRKPFYCQFCKHSYTRRYSLKTHKCLGPQLSHHASVPTLAKDTALGTNNETRHIVDIRERPQSPTSIAVGTDTFQHIKGEVITMEVESGAQLPGLAWTGCPRSFSPFSPKHPTKNIASVEMGASADEWVANQFKTDQREGSDDAEKAGCSGQEEDGQWTIPLDDETEVLIEAEDAAISDVEQQEPMSSDMSVSPKNQMPFFIKDGVKRYPCNNCLKTYSRGTTLRKHQKICGSLRSYVLQGEFGSVHQKVKGKPMHDCFVCGKSFNRRDNMMAHRRKCQLRRTVGGMDNRQHNFSASKSLSLLGAKSEASDPNQGDNGSNWGIMSLPSVLPRRVTCECGAGFTSPQLLLEHLQKHAQESYTCPTCGETLGSWADYEVHLQVHMQPHNQLYHGVQLQRAQPLLLRFQQHPHHRPSKQPALKKQPFSEQCQSMQLPGNQLSLSKSKQRCICIRCNNTFSTRSSLIKHLSLNRCKGIQGSVAVRTNHCSRCNVDFPNVLSLKFHQRSGGCKTAFKPMRCPVCVRWFGTVEGLQKHLLTHNQSDSFSCLVCQRVYSSLKSLKDHSRKVHKIRAGDIVPVTQVTI, from the coding sequence ATGCTTGGGCTTCAGGGAAACACCACCACTTCGAAAGTGTACAGCTGTATGGCATGTTCTGCTACATTTACCGGACTAAGATCGCTGCTTGTCCATCAGGCATCCCATGTAAATGACTTGCATCAAGACAAGCATTTGGGTTCTTCAAAGCCATCTTCTAGTGCTCAGATTGGTTCCATGGACGAATCGAACAAGAAGCACTGCATAACTCCCACACTGGAGTCTCCTGCTTGCACTCATTTTATCTGTGACTGTGGATGTGAGTTTAAAGACTTCAATCTTATGATGGAACATAAAAAGACTCATGTGTCAAAAACTGAAATGCAGCCTGGCGAAGCCACTGCTGCTGTCTGTGCAGACGGAGACTGCTGTGAGCCTCCTTTGCTCCAGCCAACCCTGAACAAATCAGCTTTCAGCAGTCTCACCATCCCTCCTTCATCCATAATGTCTAGTTCCAATTTCCCAACGATTGTCAGTGGATTTCCTACCACAGAAGTTGACTCTGGTCGGCTTATCCTCCTAGCTATACCTTCAGAAGACATATCCCCACCAAATCCAACAGAGCACGGCCAGAGTTTGTCATTTGTGGAGCCCTCTTCACAAGCCATCCAGTCTCCAGTGGAAGTCAACCATTCTGTTACCAGAAAAAATGACTGCATACCTAAAAATAAGTCCATAATGAAGATGCTGGCAACAGCCTACATGAAACGTTTCCAAACTCCTCAGCCTTCTTCCAAACACTGCAAAAGACACGTGATCCCTAAAACGGAGACAATACCAGTAGCGATAACATCAAAATCAAAGCTGTCAGCTACCCCAGGTTCATCTATTGATCAGCTTAGACGGCTGTTGTTGAAATCTAGTACCAAAACAAAAGCCAGTGTGTTTAGAAATTCCTGTAGTGAAAATATTGTAGTTCCGACTAAGTCATACTGTCCAGTTGTTGTTCTTGAGACCCGCCAAAAGCTTATTGATTTTAGCAATATGAGTGCACAGGGGAGCTATCAATGTGGCCGTTGCAGAAGAGTTTTTAAGGACTGTGATAGTTTGACTGTGCATCAcgccacacacaggaaagagaaaGTGAAATGTTGTCGTCTCTGCAAACAACTGATTATCGGAAAATCGTCTCTCCCAGACAACCATACCTGCCCCATGTTATCAGACAAGGCCCTTTTTCACTCAGCAAAGAGTAAATTGCCCTTTATCAAAAGGACCTCATCATTCCATCATCAAAAGACCTACCACTTCAAGCAGCAGAGAGCCTTTCTACACTCTAATACAAGGAAGCCTTTCTATTGTCAGTTTTGCAAGCATAGTTACACCCGTAGATATAGCCTCAAAACTCACAAGTGTCTAGGGCCACAACTCTCCCATCATGCTTCAGTCCCAACCCTGGCTAAAGATACTGCACTAGGGACAAACAATGAAACGAGACATATTGTGGACATTAGGGAAAGGCCTCAAAGTCCCACTAGCATTGCTGTGGGAACTGATACTTTTCAACATATAAAGGGGGAGGTTATTACTATGGAGGTCGAATCTGGAGCTCAGCTCCCAGGTCTGGCCTGGACTGGCTGTCCCAGGAGCTTTTCACCTTTTTCCCCCAAACATCCAACAAAAAACATTGCGTCAGTAGAAATGGGAGCTTCTGCGGACGAGTGGGTAGCTAACCAGTTCAAGACTGACCAGAGGGAGGGATCAGACGATGCAGAAAAAGCAGGTTGTTCTGGCCAAGAAGAAGATGGGCAGTGGACAATTCCTCTGGATGACGAGACTGAAGTGCTGATTGAAGCAGAAGATGCTGCAATCAGTGATGTCGAGCAACAGGAACCTATGTCCTCAGATATGTCCGTGTCTCCTAAGAATCAAATGCCGTTTTTCATTAAAGATGGTGTAAAACGCTACCCCTGTAACAATTGTCTGAAGACCTATAGTCGGGGAACTACATTAAGAAAGCATCAAAAAATATGTGGTTCTCTGAGGTCATATGTCCTGCAAGGTGAATTTGGATCAGTACATCAAAAGGTCAAAGGAAAGCCTATGCATGATTGCTTTGTCTGTGGTAAGAGCTTTAACCGTAGAGATAACATGATGGCCCATAGGAGGAAATGTCAGTTAAGGCGAACAGTGGGAGGGATGGATAACAGGCAGCATAACTTCTCAGCTAGCAAGTCTCTGTCACTTCTTGGTGCCAAGAGTGAGGCGTCAGACCCAAACCAGGGAGATAACGGTTCAAACTGGGGTATCATGTCATTGCCCTCTGTGCTCCCAAGGAGAGTGACGTGCGAGTGTGGGGCCGGTTTCACCTCTCCTCAGCTTCTCCTGGAGCATCTGCAGAAACATGCACAGGAGTCTTACACTTGTCCCACGTGTGGTGAGACTCTCGGTTCCTGGGCAGACTACGAGGTCCACTTACAAGTACACATGCAGCCACACAACCAGCTATATCATGGTGTGCAACTGCAGCGCGCTCAGCCTCTGCTCTTACGGTTCCAGCAACACCCACACCATCGGCCCTCAAAGCAACCTGCCCTGAAGAAACAACCTTTTTCAGAGCAGTGCCAATCAATGCAACTTCCTGGAAATCAACTGTCTCTGTCCAAGAGTAAGCAACGTTGTATATGTATTCGATGCAACAATACCTTCAGCACTCGCAGTTCGCTGATAAAGCACCTGTCATTGAATCGGTGCAAAGGTATCCAAGGTTCTGTTGCTGTAAGGACAAATCACTGTTCCCGCTGTAATGTGGACTTCCCTAATGTTCTCAGTCTGAAGTTTCACCAGAGAAGTGGTGGGTGCAAGACAGCCTTCAAACCCATGCGCTGCCCTGTTTGTGTACGCTGGTTTGGAACAGTAGAGGGGTTGCAGAAACACTTGCTCACTCACAATCAGTCAGATTCATTTTCCTGCCTAGTCTGCCAGCGTGTCTATTCTAGCCTTAAATCGTTGAAGGACCACAGTAGGAAGGTCCATAAAATCAGGGCAGGAGACATAGTGCCAGTAACTCAAGTGACAATTTGA